Proteins from a single region of Streptomyces sp. TN58:
- the eccE gene encoding type VII secretion protein EccE, whose protein sequence is MATATEPQTGAPAPVRGGVTPHPKSSPGRFGPFRLQQLVLLQVAAAGLLVAWVVEPLLLLPAGVLALALVVLAVVRRHQRSLPEWIGSALALRARRRRAASHTVPAGTEPGLAPLVEADPALRTLTFSDRDRRPVGMVGDGTFLTAVVQVDSDATALRPDRAARPLPLGVVRDILEVDGIRLESAQLVQHTQPAPAPHLPERSMAARNYAPLQARTGTPAVRLTWIALKLDPELCPEAVTARGGGLAGAQRCVVRAADQLASRLAGAGFRATVLTEQELTAALATSSCANPMAITQAGRSASTGRRTEETPRTWRCDDRRHTTYWIGRWPQLGGAGAAALPQFVALLTSLPALATTFSLTMAAAERQGVTLTGHVRVTGRSDEELVAARRELERTARGVKTGLVRLDREQVPGLLASLPLGGAR, encoded by the coding sequence ATGGCCACGGCGACGGAGCCGCAGACCGGCGCGCCCGCACCCGTACGCGGCGGGGTGACGCCGCATCCGAAGTCGAGCCCCGGCCGCTTCGGTCCGTTCCGACTGCAACAACTCGTACTGCTCCAGGTCGCGGCGGCCGGACTGCTCGTGGCGTGGGTGGTCGAGCCGCTGCTCCTGCTCCCCGCCGGCGTCCTCGCGCTCGCCCTGGTCGTCCTCGCGGTCGTACGCCGCCACCAGCGGTCCCTGCCGGAGTGGATCGGCAGCGCGCTGGCGTTGCGCGCGCGGCGCCGCCGGGCCGCGTCCCACACGGTTCCCGCGGGCACCGAACCGGGTCTCGCCCCGCTGGTCGAGGCCGATCCGGCGCTGCGCACCCTGACCTTCAGCGACCGCGACCGGCGCCCCGTCGGAATGGTCGGCGACGGGACGTTCCTGACCGCGGTGGTCCAGGTGGACTCGGACGCCACCGCGCTGCGGCCCGACCGGGCGGCGCGGCCGCTGCCGCTCGGCGTCGTACGGGACATCCTCGAAGTGGACGGCATCCGGCTGGAGTCCGCGCAGCTGGTGCAGCACACGCAGCCGGCGCCGGCTCCGCACCTGCCGGAGCGGTCGATGGCCGCGCGCAACTACGCGCCGCTGCAGGCCCGCACGGGCACGCCCGCCGTGCGGCTGACCTGGATCGCGCTCAAGCTGGACCCGGAGCTGTGCCCCGAGGCGGTCACCGCGCGCGGCGGCGGGCTGGCGGGCGCGCAGCGGTGCGTGGTGCGTGCGGCGGACCAGTTGGCGAGCCGGCTGGCCGGCGCCGGCTTCAGGGCCACGGTGCTGACCGAGCAGGAGCTGACGGCGGCGCTGGCCACGTCCTCGTGCGCGAACCCGATGGCGATCACCCAGGCCGGCCGGTCGGCCAGCACCGGGCGGCGCACCGAGGAGACCCCGCGGACCTGGCGCTGCGACGACCGCCGGCACACGACGTACTGGATAGGCCGCTGGCCGCAGCTGGGCGGCGCCGGGGCGGCGGCGCTGCCGCAGTTCGTGGCGCTGCTGACCTCCCTGCCGGCGCTGGCGACGACCTTCAGCCTGACGATGGCCGCGGCGGAGCGGCAGGGCGTGACCCTGACCGGACACGTACGGGTGACCGGCCGCAGCGACGAGGAACTCGTCGCTGCTCGACGGGAGTTGGAGAGGACGGCGCGGGGTGTGAAGACCGGGCTGGTCCGGCTCGACCGTGAACAGGTGCCGGGGCTGCTGGCTTCGCTGCCGCTGGGAGGCGCGCGATGA
- the eccB gene encoding type VII secretion protein EccB, whose protein sequence is MASRRDELNAYTFAKRRTVAAFLQPSATGTEEGAPRPLRAVLPGMIVGALVLAGFGAWGMFKPTAPKGWDEPGTKVIVGKGSTTRYVVLTTKVGGKDQTRLHPVLNLASARLLLDPQKFKVVQVEDKVLDAGRPPRGPIIGIPYAPDRLPSKAEAAKPKRWAVCQQPGGNGRGVQTATFVLADREASVTDDARRLTDTQALYVESTGPGKERYLVDATGTKYKFPEGTPAAGTMTNALVGTGATPQQVGPQWLATLNSGDDLAFPAIPGKAGANADVKGLATADNKVGMVLKAQTGSGTQHYVVLPGKVAPVSDFTAWLLISAPATDGLNMHGKAREVDLQSLDPDATPFAGDVRWPQRKTERINQTTPPAGSQASGSNNRDTVCNVLRSVDGQGNQTLSTWAGTGYPVDITASGTSAYVTPGSGLLYTQVQGKQTTAGGSLFLVTDTGLRYAVQANGDSDSEQSKIGAPDQSKAGGDGRPEASQAQVRLGYGGVAPAMVPIAWSEFLSKGPRLDTNSARQPQGS, encoded by the coding sequence ATGGCATCACGACGTGATGAGCTCAACGCGTACACCTTTGCGAAGCGGCGGACGGTGGCCGCGTTCCTCCAGCCCTCCGCCACGGGCACCGAGGAGGGCGCCCCCCGCCCGCTGCGCGCGGTCCTTCCGGGGATGATCGTCGGCGCCCTCGTCCTCGCCGGGTTCGGAGCCTGGGGCATGTTCAAGCCCACCGCCCCCAAAGGCTGGGACGAGCCCGGAACGAAGGTCATCGTCGGCAAGGGCTCGACGACCCGCTATGTCGTCCTGACGACGAAGGTGGGCGGCAAGGACCAGACGCGACTGCACCCGGTGCTGAACCTCGCCTCCGCCCGACTCCTGCTCGATCCGCAGAAGTTCAAGGTCGTACAGGTCGAGGACAAGGTCCTCGACGCGGGCAGGCCGCCGCGCGGCCCCATCATCGGCATCCCGTACGCCCCCGACCGGCTCCCCTCCAAGGCCGAGGCGGCCAAGCCCAAGCGCTGGGCCGTCTGCCAGCAGCCCGGCGGCAACGGCCGCGGCGTGCAGACCGCCACCTTCGTCCTCGCGGACCGCGAGGCGTCCGTGACGGACGACGCCCGCAGGCTCACCGACACCCAGGCGCTGTACGTGGAGAGCACCGGCCCGGGCAAGGAGCGCTACCTCGTCGACGCCACCGGCACCAAGTACAAGTTCCCCGAAGGCACCCCGGCCGCCGGCACGATGACCAACGCCCTCGTCGGCACCGGAGCCACCCCGCAGCAGGTCGGACCGCAGTGGCTGGCCACCCTCAACTCCGGTGACGACCTGGCCTTCCCGGCGATCCCCGGCAAGGCCGGCGCCAACGCCGACGTCAAGGGCCTGGCCACCGCCGACAACAAGGTCGGCATGGTGCTCAAGGCCCAGACCGGCTCCGGCACCCAGCACTACGTGGTCCTCCCCGGCAAGGTCGCCCCGGTCTCCGACTTCACCGCCTGGCTGCTGATCTCGGCGCCCGCCACCGACGGCCTCAACATGCACGGCAAGGCCCGCGAGGTCGACCTCCAGTCGCTCGACCCGGACGCCACCCCGTTCGCCGGCGACGTGAGGTGGCCGCAGCGGAAGACCGAGCGGATCAACCAGACGACGCCGCCCGCCGGCAGCCAGGCGAGCGGCTCCAACAACCGCGACACCGTCTGCAACGTCCTGCGCTCGGTCGACGGCCAGGGCAACCAGACGCTGAGCACGTGGGCCGGCACCGGCTATCCCGTCGACATCACCGCCAGCGGTACGAGCGCGTACGTCACCCCGGGCTCGGGCCTGCTCTACACCCAGGTGCAGGGCAAGCAGACCACCGCCGGCGGATCCCTCTTCCTGGTCACCGACACCGGCCTGCGCTACGCCGTCCAGGCCAACGGCGACAGCGACAGCGAGCAGTCCAAGATCGGCGCCCCCGACCAGTCCAAGGCGGGTGGGGACGGCCGCCCCGAGGCCAGCCAGGCGCAGGTCAGGCTCGGATACGGCGGGGTCGCCCCGGCCATGGTGCCCATCGCGTGGTCGGAGTTCCTCTCCAAGGGGCCCCGCCTGGACACCAACTCCGCCCGCCAGCCCCAGGGTTCGTGA
- the mycP gene encoding type VII secretion-associated serine protease mycosin, whose translation MPQHRDPQPRASRHRDLQPRIPRRALRAAALALALAAAGGAAGTGSAAAAPQPPHPLLLDGAGECTFPMKKQIEDRPWALQRLLLDELWAQTKGKDKKGASVRVAVIDTGVDRANPQLSGALDVGAGKDFVDPKGGDGTTDTVGHGTKVAGLIAARPQQGTGFVGLAPEATVIPIRQNDGQGKGNALSLSQAIDHAVAKGAQVINISQDTDVPLTADSELGKSVQKAIAANVVVVASAGNDGMSGQKRKTYPAAFPGVLAVGASDRNNERAVFSQPGDFIGVAAPGVDMVSTVPGFGQCIDNGTSFAAPYVAGLAALLRAEHGDWSAQQIVWQIQNTAERAVNGRDDYVGWGVVDPVRAVSQDQEAPKAPVPDPGPPPATAPQAAPLQLTETAQERQERYGTYALGIGAVLIAVIAGTATVVRDARSRRRRLQ comes from the coding sequence ATGCCCCAGCACCGCGACCCCCAGCCCCGCGCCTCCCGGCACCGCGACCTCCAGCCCCGCATCCCCCGGCGCGCGCTCCGCGCCGCCGCCTTGGCCCTCGCACTGGCCGCCGCCGGCGGTGCCGCCGGGACGGGCTCCGCCGCCGCCGCGCCCCAGCCGCCGCACCCCCTGCTCCTCGACGGAGCGGGGGAGTGCACCTTCCCCATGAAGAAGCAGATCGAGGACCGCCCCTGGGCCCTCCAGCGTCTCCTCCTGGACGAGCTGTGGGCGCAGACCAAGGGCAAGGACAAGAAGGGCGCGAGCGTCCGCGTCGCCGTCATCGACACCGGCGTGGACCGGGCCAACCCGCAGCTCAGCGGCGCCCTCGACGTCGGTGCGGGCAAGGACTTCGTCGACCCCAAGGGCGGCGACGGCACGACCGACACCGTCGGCCACGGCACCAAGGTCGCCGGGCTGATCGCCGCCCGCCCGCAGCAGGGCACGGGCTTCGTCGGCCTGGCTCCGGAGGCCACCGTCATCCCCATCCGGCAGAACGACGGGCAGGGCAAGGGCAACGCCCTCTCCCTGAGCCAGGCCATCGACCACGCGGTGGCCAAAGGCGCCCAGGTCATCAACATCTCGCAGGACACCGACGTCCCGCTGACCGCGGACTCCGAACTCGGCAAGTCCGTCCAGAAGGCCATCGCCGCGAACGTCGTGGTCGTGGCGTCGGCGGGCAACGACGGCATGAGCGGCCAGAAGCGCAAGACCTACCCGGCCGCCTTCCCCGGCGTCCTCGCCGTGGGTGCCTCCGACCGCAACAACGAACGTGCCGTCTTCTCCCAGCCCGGCGACTTCATCGGGGTGGCGGCGCCCGGCGTGGACATGGTCTCCACCGTCCCCGGCTTCGGCCAGTGCATCGACAACGGCACCAGCTTCGCCGCGCCCTACGTCGCCGGACTCGCCGCCCTGCTGCGTGCCGAACACGGGGACTGGTCCGCGCAGCAGATCGTCTGGCAGATCCAGAACACCGCCGAGCGCGCCGTCAACGGCCGCGACGACTACGTCGGTTGGGGCGTCGTCGACCCGGTCCGCGCCGTCAGCCAGGACCAGGAGGCGCCCAAGGCGCCCGTCCCGGACCCCGGTCCGCCCCCGGCGACGGCACCGCAGGCCGCGCCCCTCCAACTCACCGAGACGGCCCAGGAGCGGCAGGAGCGCTACGGCACGTACGCTCTCGGCATCGGCGCCGTCCTGATCGCCGTCATCGCGGGAACGGCCACGGTCGTCCGGGATGCCCGGAGCCGCCGACGTCGTTTGCAGTGA
- a CDS encoding WXG100 family type VII secretion target — protein sequence MSTNTFGLADDPVVQAKNKIQETGTAVSKQARELADIIATVSAGWTGVGASGFITAQTTLNDSHDEIRRLLGVLHNAVAQTKNLSNAQDEEVRAAFKNAVQPTSASGPRSGLDGI from the coding sequence ATGAGCACGAACACCTTCGGACTTGCAGACGATCCGGTCGTCCAGGCGAAGAACAAGATCCAGGAGACGGGAACCGCCGTCTCCAAGCAGGCGCGCGAGCTTGCCGACATCATCGCCACCGTGAGCGCCGGCTGGACCGGTGTGGGCGCCTCGGGCTTCATCACGGCCCAGACGACGCTCAACGACAGCCACGACGAGATCCGTCGGCTGCTCGGCGTCCTCCACAACGCCGTGGCGCAGACCAAGAACCTCAGCAACGCGCAGGACGAGGAGGTGCGGGCCGCGTTCAAGAACGCCGTCCAGCCGACGTCCGCCTCCGGGCCCCGCTCGGGCCTCGACGGCATCTGA
- a CDS encoding WXG100 family type VII secretion target produces MTANDGTRVRYETVQQMADRIRVVSGNILKDLAEMEQAVKVVTDTWDGEAHREYVTLQKKYKGKADTMHAELEKVAKLIERGKDDYRATDKRASTLFTEAY; encoded by the coding sequence ATGACGGCGAACGACGGGACCCGGGTCCGGTACGAGACCGTTCAGCAGATGGCGGACCGCATCCGGGTCGTCTCGGGGAACATCCTCAAGGACCTGGCCGAGATGGAGCAGGCCGTGAAGGTCGTCACGGACACCTGGGACGGTGAGGCGCACCGGGAGTACGTCACCCTCCAGAAGAAGTACAAGGGCAAGGCCGACACCATGCACGCGGAGCTGGAGAAGGTCGCCAAGCTGATCGAGCGCGGCAAGGACGACTACCGCGCCACCGACAAGCGGGCCTCGACCCTCTTCACCGAGGCCTACTGA
- a CDS encoding DUF397 domain-containing protein → MGTQQEKDELYALDISGVEWEGPPGTSPEEERVEIARLPEGAVAMRSSLDRETVLRYTAAEWEAFVLGARDGEFDLDRHQP, encoded by the coding sequence ATGGGCACCCAGCAGGAGAAGGACGAGCTGTACGCGCTCGACATCAGCGGTGTGGAGTGGGAAGGGCCTCCGGGGACCAGCCCGGAGGAGGAGCGGGTGGAGATCGCGCGGCTCCCCGAAGGGGCGGTGGCGATGCGGTCCTCACTGGACCGGGAGACGGTCCTGCGCTACACGGCCGCCGAGTGGGAGGCCTTCGTGCTCGGCGCGAGGGACGGCGAGTTCGACCTGGACCGCCACCAGCCCTGA
- a CDS encoding type VII secretion protein EccC: MSQIVVKRPPRSLPPEVPSEELKLEAPPELPRGQQEGMLMQLLPMLGMGSSVVFFFMPGAAPFMRIMGVLMLASTVGMVVAQLVRYRRGTQGQMADVRRDYLKYLAQTRRQVRRTARAQRDAQLYLHPSPEQLWSVVADGSRLWERRVGDPDFGQARLGLGAQRLATPLVAPETAPVDELEPLTAGAMQRFLKVHSSLEGLPMAVSMRAFYHVAVSGEPESARGAARALVAQLATLHSPEDLMVAVVAAPGAVPSWDWTKWLPHTQLPGQVDGAGTKRLFGDDLAELEGMLASRLEGRPRFSRDVSPVLDQPHLVVVLDGGMVPPDSVFAAAEGLQGVTIVEVVAGELDEPRGGLSVVVRPGRLRLESGGGVAYEGVPDTLSLPAAEALARQLAPLRTGGGDDDEPLLANLDFTDLLNLGDAAAVDVARTWRPRSAGERLRVPIGVGEDGAPVMLDLKEAAQEGMGPHGLCVGATGSGKSELLRTLVLGLAVTHTSETLNFVLADFKGGATFTGMGQMPHVAAVITNLADDLTLVDRMGDSIRGELQRRQELLRSAGNYANIHDYEKARAAGAPLEPLASLVLVIDEFSELLTAKPDFIDMFIQIGRIGRSLGVHLLLASQRLEEGKLRGLDTYLSYRIGLRTFSAAESRTAIGVPDAYHLPSVPGSGYLKFGTDEMVRFKAAYVSGTYRSGGPDLSVGQFPVERRPALFTAAPVPVVYAAPDPAYLAARSAREDDALADTVLDVIVSRLEGQGVPAHQVWLPPLDQAPPLDQLLPALAPSAERGLHAEGYTRPGGLIVPLGLIDKPFEQRREVLYRDFSGAAGHMMVVGGPQSGKSTLMRTLISSFALTHTPREVQFYGLDFGGGSLSAVSDLPHVGGIASRLDPERVRRTVAEVGGILNRREEFFRANNIDSIGTYRRRRAAGDLPHEPWGDVFLVVDGWGNFRGEYEVLEQVVTDIAARGLGYGIHVVITAGRYMEVRAALKDQMLSRLELRLGDTMDSEFDRKVAANVPTGMPGRGQVAEKLHFLGALPRIDGSHEAGDLSEATAAFVEAVRQNWAGPAAPGVRLLPRLLHSDQLPKGGEFPERGIAIGIDETDLEPVFVDFESDPFLLVFGESESGKTNLLRLIAKQIAERYTPDQARLVVGDYRRTLLGSLPEAHLLEYAPMANSLQTHMEALGGVFSRRQPPADVTPQQLRDRSWWTGPDVYIIIDDFDLVATSQGNPLAPLVEYLPFARDTGVRFVIARSTAGASRSMYESFMQRIKELGAQGIVLSGDPAEGDLVGTVRPRPMPPGRGYFVSRRRGTSLVQLGRMPGAM, from the coding sequence GTGAGCCAGATCGTCGTCAAACGCCCGCCGCGGTCCCTGCCGCCCGAGGTCCCCTCGGAGGAGCTGAAGCTGGAAGCTCCTCCCGAACTGCCGCGCGGGCAGCAGGAGGGCATGCTGATGCAGCTCCTGCCGATGCTCGGCATGGGCTCCTCCGTCGTCTTCTTCTTCATGCCGGGTGCGGCCCCCTTCATGCGCATCATGGGTGTGCTGATGCTGGCGTCGACGGTGGGCATGGTCGTGGCCCAGCTGGTGCGCTACCGGCGCGGTACGCAGGGGCAAATGGCCGATGTGCGCCGGGACTACCTCAAGTACCTCGCCCAGACGCGCCGTCAGGTGCGGCGCACGGCGCGGGCGCAGCGGGACGCGCAGCTCTACCTGCACCCGTCGCCGGAGCAGTTGTGGTCGGTGGTGGCGGACGGTTCGCGGCTGTGGGAGCGGCGGGTCGGCGATCCGGACTTCGGCCAGGCCCGGCTGGGGCTGGGCGCGCAGCGCCTGGCGACGCCGCTGGTGGCGCCGGAGACGGCGCCGGTGGACGAGCTGGAGCCGCTGACGGCCGGTGCGATGCAGCGCTTCCTGAAGGTGCACTCCTCGCTGGAGGGGCTGCCGATGGCGGTGTCGATGCGGGCCTTCTACCACGTGGCGGTGTCCGGGGAGCCGGAGTCGGCGCGGGGCGCGGCGCGGGCGCTGGTCGCGCAGCTGGCGACGCTGCACTCCCCCGAGGACCTGATGGTGGCCGTGGTGGCCGCGCCGGGTGCGGTGCCCTCGTGGGACTGGACGAAGTGGCTGCCGCACACGCAGCTGCCGGGGCAGGTCGACGGGGCGGGTACGAAGCGGCTGTTCGGCGACGACCTCGCCGAGCTGGAGGGGATGCTGGCGTCGCGGCTGGAGGGGCGTCCGCGGTTCAGCCGCGACGTGTCCCCGGTGCTGGACCAGCCGCACCTGGTGGTCGTGCTGGACGGCGGCATGGTGCCCCCGGACTCGGTGTTCGCGGCGGCCGAGGGCCTTCAGGGCGTCACCATCGTCGAGGTGGTCGCGGGCGAGCTGGACGAGCCGCGCGGCGGCCTGTCGGTCGTGGTGCGGCCGGGCCGGCTGCGTCTGGAGTCGGGCGGCGGGGTCGCGTACGAGGGTGTGCCGGACACCCTGTCGCTGCCCGCGGCGGAGGCCCTGGCACGGCAGCTGGCGCCGCTGCGCACGGGCGGCGGGGACGACGACGAGCCGCTGCTGGCGAACCTGGACTTCACGGACCTGCTGAACCTGGGCGACGCGGCCGCGGTCGACGTGGCGCGGACCTGGCGGCCGCGGTCCGCGGGTGAGCGGCTGCGTGTGCCGATCGGCGTCGGCGAGGACGGCGCGCCGGTCATGCTGGACCTCAAGGAGGCCGCGCAGGAGGGCATGGGCCCGCACGGCCTGTGTGTCGGCGCGACCGGTTCCGGCAAGTCGGAGCTGCTGCGCACGCTGGTGCTGGGCCTGGCGGTCACGCACACCTCGGAGACGCTGAACTTCGTGCTCGCCGACTTCAAGGGCGGTGCGACCTTCACGGGCATGGGGCAGATGCCGCACGTCGCGGCCGTCATCACCAACCTCGCGGACGACCTCACGCTCGTGGACCGCATGGGCGACTCGATCCGCGGTGAGCTGCAGCGCCGTCAGGAGCTGCTGCGTTCGGCGGGCAACTACGCCAACATCCACGACTACGAGAAGGCCCGCGCGGCCGGCGCGCCGCTGGAGCCGCTGGCGTCGCTGGTGCTGGTGATCGACGAGTTCAGCGAGCTGCTGACGGCGAAGCCCGACTTCATCGACATGTTCATCCAGATCGGCCGCATCGGCCGTTCGCTGGGCGTGCACCTGCTGCTGGCCTCGCAGCGGCTGGAGGAGGGCAAGCTGCGCGGCCTGGACACCTACCTGTCGTACCGGATCGGTCTGCGGACCTTCTCGGCGGCGGAGTCGCGGACGGCGATCGGTGTTCCCGACGCCTACCACCTGCCGTCGGTGCCCGGTTCGGGCTATCTGAAGTTCGGTACGGACGAGATGGTCCGCTTCAAGGCGGCGTACGTGTCGGGCACCTACCGCTCGGGCGGGCCGGACCTGTCGGTGGGGCAGTTCCCGGTGGAGCGGCGCCCCGCGCTGTTCACGGCGGCGCCCGTGCCGGTGGTGTACGCGGCGCCGGACCCGGCGTACCTGGCCGCGCGGTCGGCGCGGGAGGACGACGCACTCGCGGACACCGTGCTGGACGTGATCGTGAGCCGGCTGGAGGGCCAGGGCGTGCCGGCGCACCAGGTGTGGCTGCCGCCGCTCGACCAGGCCCCGCCGCTGGACCAGCTGCTGCCGGCGCTGGCGCCGAGCGCGGAGCGCGGGCTGCACGCGGAGGGCTACACGCGCCCGGGCGGGCTGATCGTGCCGCTCGGCCTGATCGACAAGCCGTTCGAGCAGCGGCGCGAGGTGCTGTACCGGGACTTCTCCGGTGCGGCGGGCCACATGATGGTGGTCGGCGGTCCCCAGTCGGGCAAGTCGACGCTGATGCGGACGCTGATCTCCTCCTTCGCGCTCACCCACACCCCGCGCGAGGTGCAGTTCTACGGGCTGGACTTCGGTGGCGGCAGCCTGTCGGCGGTCTCGGACCTGCCGCACGTGGGCGGTATCGCCTCGCGTCTGGACCCGGAGCGGGTGCGGCGCACGGTCGCGGAGGTCGGCGGGATCCTCAACCGCCGCGAGGAGTTCTTCCGGGCGAACAACATCGACTCGATCGGCACCTACCGCCGCCGGCGGGCGGCGGGCGACCTGCCGCACGAGCCGTGGGGGGACGTGTTCCTGGTCGTCGACGGCTGGGGCAACTTCCGCGGCGAGTACGAGGTGCTGGAGCAGGTCGTCACGGACATCGCGGCGCGCGGTCTGGGCTACGGCATCCACGTGGTGATCACCGCGGGCCGGTACATGGAGGTCCGGGCGGCGCTGAAGGACCAGATGCTCAGCCGGCTGGAGCTGCGGCTGGGCGACACGATGGACTCGGAGTTCGACCGGAAGGTCGCGGCGAACGTCCCCACGGGGATGCCGGGCCGCGGCCAGGTGGCGGAGAAGCTGCACTTCCTGGGCGCGCTGCCGCGGATCGACGGCAGCCACGAGGCCGGCGACCTGTCGGAGGCGACGGCGGCGTTCGTTGAGGCGGTCCGGCAGAACTGGGCGGGGCCGGCGGCTCCGGGCGTGCGGCTGCTGCCGCGGCTGCTCCACTCCGACCAGCTGCCCAAGGGCGGGGAGTTCCCCGAGCGCGGGATCGCGATCGGCATCGACGAGACCGATCTGGAGCCGGTGTTCGTCGACTTCGAGAGCGACCCCTTCCTGCTGGTGTTCGGCGAGAGCGAGTCCGGCAAGACGAACCTGCTGCGGCTCATCGCCAAGCAGATCGCGGAGCGGTACACGCCGGACCAGGCGCGTCTGGTCGTCGGCGACTACCGGCGGACGCTGCTGGGGTCGCTGCCGGAGGCGCACCTGCTGGAGTACGCGCCGATGGCGAACTCGCTGCAGACGCACATGGAGGCGCTGGGCGGGGTGTTCTCGCGGCGGCAGCCGCCCGCGGACGTCACCCCGCAGCAGCTGCGCGACCGCAGCTGGTGGACGGGCCCGGACGTGTACATCATCATCGACGACTTCGACCTGGTGGCGACGAGCCAGGGCAATCCGCTGGCGCCGCTGGTGGAGTACCTGCCCTTCGCCCGCGACACGGGTGTCCGCTTCGTCATCGCGCGCAGCACGGCGGGTGCCTCCCGCTCGATGTACGAGTCGTTCATGCAGCGGATCAAGGAGCTGGGCGCGCAGGGCATCGTCCTGTCCGGCGATCCCGCGGAGGGCGATCTGGTGGGCACCGTCCGGCCGCGGCCGATGCCGCCGGGCCGGGGGTACTTCGTCTCGCGGCGTCGGGGCACGTCTCTGGTCCAGCTCGGCCGGATGCCGGGCGCCATGTGA
- the eccD gene encoding type VII secretion integral membrane protein EccD, producing MSTAGTTGFCRVTVVAPDSRIDVALPEDIAVADVYPELLRLTGQTQPVGAPTGFHLVRRSGTVLDGARTLAAQQVLDGEVLSLRPFAESLPPAVFDDVSDAVASAVVRDRHRWSDDMLRGAGLAGAAVLLVMLGFVLWYADPVRHDMHGLPGIIAGAVGVLLTAVAGVRARVYRDRLSAVALGLGALPHLLIAGSGIIGPAVGDGPGRLQFLLGCVCVLVASVALVALTPSGDAPFVAATFVAATGTLATFAAIATEASATSAAAVCAPVAIGLVAFLPGLSARFARLPIGYAAPQSAADDYVDHAVSPDRYETAPYGDQADADQHEQGTPLDAEAIAAQARRGHEMLLGLVAGCAAVAVGAAAVLGFSDNTWGRLLALATGLAMLLRARLFRYTSQVVCALTAGLAAVALLILGLSLHPPQALLEALVLEQDRSGLDLRTIWLTAAVAAGAALLAGIALVIPRKGLSPFWGRLLDLTEAAVLLSLVPLTLAVLDVYARARALTS from the coding sequence GTGAGTACGGCCGGGACGACGGGTTTCTGCAGGGTCACCGTCGTGGCCCCCGACAGCCGCATCGACGTCGCCCTCCCCGAGGACATCGCCGTCGCCGACGTCTACCCCGAGCTGCTGCGCCTCACCGGCCAGACCCAGCCCGTCGGCGCCCCGACCGGCTTCCACCTCGTACGCCGCTCCGGAACCGTCCTCGACGGCGCACGCACCCTCGCCGCCCAGCAGGTCCTCGACGGCGAGGTGCTGAGCCTGCGCCCCTTCGCCGAGTCCCTGCCGCCGGCCGTCTTCGACGACGTGTCCGACGCCGTCGCCTCCGCCGTCGTCCGCGACCGGCACCGCTGGAGCGACGACATGCTGCGCGGCGCCGGGCTGGCCGGCGCGGCGGTGCTGCTCGTCATGCTGGGCTTCGTCCTCTGGTACGCCGACCCCGTCCGCCACGACATGCACGGCCTGCCCGGGATCATCGCCGGCGCCGTCGGCGTCCTGCTCACCGCCGTCGCCGGGGTGCGCGCGCGCGTCTACCGCGACCGCCTCTCCGCCGTGGCCCTGGGCCTCGGAGCCCTCCCGCACCTGCTGATCGCCGGATCCGGGATCATCGGCCCCGCCGTCGGCGACGGCCCCGGCCGGCTCCAGTTCCTGCTGGGCTGCGTCTGCGTGCTGGTCGCCTCCGTCGCCCTGGTCGCGCTCACCCCCAGCGGCGACGCCCCCTTCGTCGCGGCCACCTTCGTCGCCGCCACCGGCACCCTCGCCACCTTCGCGGCGATCGCCACCGAGGCCTCCGCCACCTCCGCCGCCGCCGTCTGCGCACCCGTCGCCATCGGCCTCGTCGCCTTCCTCCCCGGCCTGTCCGCGCGCTTCGCCCGGCTGCCCATCGGCTACGCCGCCCCGCAGAGCGCAGCCGACGATTACGTCGACCATGCGGTGAGCCCCGACCGCTACGAGACCGCCCCGTACGGCGACCAGGCCGACGCCGACCAGCACGAGCAGGGCACCCCCCTCGACGCCGAGGCGATCGCCGCCCAGGCCCGCCGCGGCCACGAGATGCTGCTCGGCCTGGTCGCCGGCTGCGCCGCGGTCGCCGTCGGAGCCGCCGCCGTCCTCGGCTTCTCCGACAACACCTGGGGCCGCCTCCTCGCCCTGGCCACCGGGCTCGCCATGCTGCTGCGCGCCCGCCTCTTCCGCTACACCTCCCAGGTCGTGTGCGCCCTGACCGCCGGCCTCGCCGCCGTCGCCCTGCTGATCCTGGGCCTCTCCCTGCACCCGCCGCAGGCCCTGCTCGAAGCCCTCGTCCTGGAGCAGGACCGCAGCGGCCTGGACCTCCGTACGATCTGGCTCACCGCGGCGGTCGCCGCCGGCGCCGCCCTCCTCGCCGGAATTGCGCTTGTCATCCCCCGCAAGGGCCTGTCACCCTTCTGGGGAAGGCTGCTCGACCTCACCGAGGCGGCGGTCCTGCTCAGCCTGGTGCCCCTGACCCTGGCCGTGCTCGACGTCTACGCCCGGGCCCGCGCTCTCACCAGCTGA